From Equus asinus isolate D_3611 breed Donkey unplaced genomic scaffold, EquAss-T2T_v2 contig_800, whole genome shotgun sequence, one genomic window encodes:
- the LOC123278120 gene encoding olfactory receptor 5A1-like — MEENRNHTSVAMFVLLGLSDEKELQLIFFPVFLGIYLVTLLWNLGLIILIRMDSHLHTPMYFFLSFLSFIDICYSSSTSPRMLSDFLKDEKMISFIACATQYFVASWMCLTECCLLAAMAYDRYVAIGRPLQYSAVMAPGLCQKMVAGACGSGFLSSLAETIPCFHLYYCGPNIIPNFFCDITHIISLSCSNPFISQMILFLVAFFIGFGSFLVILLSYSFIAASILKISSVKGSAKAFNTCASHLVVVTIFYGTGLSVYMHPNSGHSEKQDKVLSVFYVILIPMLNPLIYSLRNKEIKEALKRVIKRAKHLLQ; from the coding sequence atggaagaaaatagaaatcacacTTCTGTGGCCATGTTTGTTCTCCTGGGACTCTCAGATGAAAAAGAGCTGCAACTTATCTTCTTCCCAGTCTTCCTAGGGATCTACCTTGTGACCCTCCTCTGGAACCTGGGTCTCATCATCCTAATCAGGATGGACTCCCACCTGCACACACCTATgtacttctttctcagtttcctgtcatTTATAGACATCTGCTATTCTTCTTCCACCAGCCCAAGGATGCTTTCAGACTtcctaaaagatgaaaaaatgatttcattcattGCCTGTGCCACCCAGTATTTTGTTGCATCCTGGATGTGTCTGACGGAGTGCTGTCTCTTGGctgccatggcctatgacagatatgttgctattggtaggcctctgcagtactcagcggtcatggctcctggcctctgtcagaAGATGGTTGCTGGGGCCTGTGGGAGTGGTTTCCTTAGTAGCTTAGCGGAAACAATCCCTTGCTTTCATCTCTACTACTGTGGGCCCAATATCATTCCAAATTTCTTCTGTGACATAACCCACATCAtatccttgtcttgctccaatCCCTTCATCAgccaaatgattctttttctggTGGCTTTTTTTATTGGGTTCGGTTCTTTTCTTGTTATTCTCTTGTCCTATAGTTTCATTGCAGCTTCCATCCTGAAAATATCCTCCGTAAAAGGTAGTGCCAAGGCCTTCAATACCTGTGCCTCCCACTTGGTAGTTGTGACAATCTTCTACGGAACAGGCCTCTCAGTGTACATGCATCCTAACTCTGGTCACTCTGAGAAACAAGACAAGGTTCTGTCAGTGTTCTATGTTATCCTTATCCCCATGTTAAACCCTCTTATCTatagtctgaggaacaaggagatcAAAGAGGCCCTCAAGAGGGTGATAAAGAGGGCAAAACATTTACTTCAGTAA